One segment of Haliotis asinina isolate JCU_RB_2024 chromosome 12, JCU_Hal_asi_v2, whole genome shotgun sequence DNA contains the following:
- the LOC137258630 gene encoding uncharacterized protein: MSRGIPGNSTQKEMEEAANTFRLLIGDDSTEAGVIINRFSQNSHRYEEVLGRMNFTGHTQCAQSAADWFPRNRQDVYILDVAAGTGLCGDELRSHGFRRIDALEPSEQMLAEAKKKGIYGQHFNVVLGENNVDIESGTYDAVTISGLSIVVMKKLPRKAFEELIRIVKPGGYIINASYHNIFPEDGDPEAAIFRSNIKALGSQGKWTLVELRRFKDYVCGDDGAVSVHKVL, encoded by the exons ATGAGTAGGGGAATCCCCGGAAACTCAACACAGAAGGAAATGGAAGAAGCCGCAAACACATTTCGTTTGTTGATCGGAGACGATTCTACTGAAGCTGGTGTCATTATCAATAGGTTTTCCCAAAACAGTCATCGGTACGAGGAG GTTTTGGGAAGGATGAACTTCACAGGTCACACCCAGTGTGCCCAATCTGCTGCTGATTGGTTTCCGAGGAACAGACAAGATGTCTACATTCTGGATGTCGCTGCCGGAACAGGACTTTGTGGAGATGAG CTGCGCTCTCACGGCTTTCGCAGAATCGATGCTTTAGAACCATCAGAACAAATGTTGGCCGAGGCAAAGAAGAAAGGCATCTACGGTCAGCACTTCAACGTGGTGCTAGGAGAAAATAATGTCGACATTGAAAGTG GCACTTACGATGCTGTTACTATTTCTGGGTTAAGCATTGTGGTTATGAAGAAGTTGCCCAGAAAAGCATTTGAGGAGCTGATCCGAATTGTAAAACCAG GTGGCTACATCATTAATGCTTCATACCACAATATATTCCCAGAGGATGGTGATCCTGAAGCAGCCATATTTAGGAGCAATATAAAGGCTCTTGGCTCCCAAGGAAAGTGGACACTAGTGGAGCTGAGGCGCTTCAAGGATTACGTTTGTGGAGATGATGGTGCTGTTTCAGTCCACAAAGTTCTATAA